The DNA segment CGATCGCCCGCTCCCAGTTGCCGTCCTGCTCGTCCACGATTCCACCAATAAGCAGGTCAACGAATTTCTAGAGAATAGGGAGGATCACGTAGTGACTCTTGGAAAACAGGAAACCCCCTCCTATCTGACTGCGCTACCTTTTCCTCCAGATCGTGTATCTCGTCTCGATCGATGCCGGGCAGGTCGATCGCTTCCTCGAAGTTTCGCTTCATCGCCGCATCTTCCGGATGCTTCACCAGGTACGTATAGGCGGCCGACGCGGCAAGTGTTACACGGTTTGACTGAAAAGAAACACAACGAGTATTAATAGCGCGGTTTCACAGCAGTCCCCGCCTTCTTGCGGTACAAACCTTCACGTAACAAGCGTACAGATACGGATATATCTTCAGCTCCTGAAATATGTCCATATAGTGACCATCAAAGTCCTCGCTGAACGGCAGATACCGATAGATCGCATACTTTCGGGCACACTTGGACAGGCAGAGCGTACGGCGCAAGATCAGCTCGTAGTGCTGCAGATTGTCGATGTTGCTACCGTGCAGAAAGTCCCCCCGATGCTTCACGTCCCGTGCCGCATACTCGCACTCCATCCGACAGTTGGCGACCGACTCGTAGTACGTCCGGTAGCCCTCCAACGCACGCTCGAGAAAGTACACACAGTCTTCCCATTCGTTCGAAAGGTACGCCTGTACGCCCTGTTCGTACTGATCGATGAAGCTGCTGCCGTCTTCCGGCCGGTCATACTCATCCGACACGTCCGCCGCCGTGACGACTGCGCCCACCGGATCGCTGGAAGATGCTGACGTTGCATCGCTTGCCGTTTGGGCCCGGGCGAGCGAGAGCAGACAGCAGCAACCGATGGCGAGCAGACGCGTTGTCCAGCTATAGCGGCGTCTGCGTGATATCATCGTCTCGATCACATCCACGTCCACGATCATATTACAGTTTCGGTCGTAAATTTCTGGAAATTGGCACCCAACAAAACTGGTTAATGTTAGAGCAGCACATTCTT comes from the Anopheles stephensi strain Indian unplaced genomic scaffold, UCI_ANSTEP_V1.0 ucontig137, whole genome shotgun sequence genome and includes:
- the LOC118515305 gene encoding cartilage-associated protein-like, which codes for MIVDVDVIETMISRRRRYSWTTRLLAIGCCCLLSLARAQTASDATSASSSDPVGAVVTAADVSDEYDRPEDGSSFIDQYEQGVQAYLSNEWEDCVYFLERALEGYRTYYESVANCRMECEYAARDVKHRGDFLHGSNIDNLQHYELILRRTLCLSKCARKYAIYRYLPFSEDFDGHYMDIFQELKIYPYLYACYVKSNRVTLAASAAYTYLVKHPEDAAMKRNFEEAIDLPGIDRDEIHDLEEKKFVDLLIGGIVDEQDGNWERAIERLEGSIKQYIFDENQCRAFCEGEFDHGFLPDFITAIGSKSLTNALYCKRNCTSNMGMVRGKYYENLFPRHYQHLQKAYYHVKKYEESYRAGMSYLLFHVDDLDMPEALKTIEAEAKGDVTAVFFKPRREAVEYNERMQYEEKLARFAKQEFDLLEDGDGSDESDFDQMDVDEVIEDDVLLPAAQQEEDRAESEQGEDTQPPADGNNNELYPKETIGYNDRDEL